A portion of the Acanthopagrus latus isolate v.2019 chromosome 21, fAcaLat1.1, whole genome shotgun sequence genome contains these proteins:
- the LOC119010966 gene encoding uncharacterized protein LOC119010966 isoform X1, with protein MEIQKHQATTKAHIETLQQLSGKETKLSRIEGQWKSWCDCLEDSHVSNSTQLQELNIKLQEQEQVLTNRQVEEVTKLVAQGEEKKKEEKKFEKKRDEESTKMDNDVEEVRPMVTGAQESLSQIPCPPGLLGQMPGGIYIPFSMFWICDVFFTWLDTPRIPPQPNHADSSEQITSHSPWMFEDDGATGATREEIHSDRSRSSSRHDISTHKFAPVLF; from the exons atggaaatacaaaaacatcaggCTACAACCAAAGCCCACATAGAgaccctgcagcagctgtctggcAAAGAAACCAAGCTCAGCAGGATTGAAGGACAGTGGAAGAGCTGGTGTGACTGTCTGGAAGACAGCCATGTCTCCAACTCCACCCAGCTGCAG gagCTCAACATCAAACTacaagagcaggagcaggtgtTGACCaacaggcaggtggag GAAGTCACTAAACTTGTGGCTCagggggaggagaaaaagaaggaggagaagaagtttGAGAAGAAAAGGGACGAAGAGAGCACAAAGATGGACAATGATGTGGAGGAG GTCCGGCCCATGGTGACAGGAGCCCAGGAGTCCTTATCCCAAATCCCATGTCCTCCAGGTCTGTTGGGACAGATGCCAGGTGGCATTTACATTCCCTTCAGCATGTTCTGGATCTGCGATGTGTTCTTCACTTGGTTGGATACGCCCAGAATACCTCCGCAG CCAAACCATGCAGACAGCTCAGAGCAAATAACAAGTCACTCCCCATGGATGTTTGAAGATGACGGAGCGACCGGGGCGACGAGGGAGGAAATACACTCTGATCGTTCCCGGTCTTCAAGCCGACACGATATTTCAACCCATAAATTTGCACCAGTATTATTttga
- the LOC119010966 gene encoding uncharacterized protein LOC119010966 isoform X2 — protein sequence MEIQKHQATTKAHIETLQQLSGKETKLSRIEGQWKSWCDCLEDSHVSNSTQLQELNIKLQEQEQVLTNRQVEEVTKLVAQGEEKKKEEKKFEKKRDEESTKMDNDVEEVRPMVTGAQESLSQIPCPPGLLGQMPGGIYIPFSMFWICDVFFTWLDTPRIPPQ from the exons atggaaatacaaaaacatcaggCTACAACCAAAGCCCACATAGAgaccctgcagcagctgtctggcAAAGAAACCAAGCTCAGCAGGATTGAAGGACAGTGGAAGAGCTGGTGTGACTGTCTGGAAGACAGCCATGTCTCCAACTCCACCCAGCTGCAG gagCTCAACATCAAACTacaagagcaggagcaggtgtTGACCaacaggcaggtggag GAAGTCACTAAACTTGTGGCTCagggggaggagaaaaagaaggaggagaagaagtttGAGAAGAAAAGGGACGAAGAGAGCACAAAGATGGACAATGATGTGGAGGAG GTCCGGCCCATGGTGACAGGAGCCCAGGAGTCCTTATCCCAAATCCCATGTCCTCCAGGTCTGTTGGGACAGATGCCAGGTGGCATTTACATTCCCTTCAGCATGTTCTGGATCTGCGATGTGTTCTTCACTTGGTTGGATACGCCCAGAATACCTCCGCAG TGA